Sequence from the Cuniculiplasma divulgatum genome:
ACCGGTTACAGTTTTCTTCACCCGTCTCCAGGTGTTGTTCGTGTATCGTTCTCCGCCGGCAACCAGCCCCCGCTCATGATAGCCGTACTGTTCCCAGTATCCATCCTCATATTCTGCAATCAGTTCAATTTCCGTGAGCCACTTTGCGCTTTTCCAGCCATAGAGATCAGGCATAAATGGCCTTGCCGGAAATCCCTGCTCTATCCTCAGTGGTTTATCATTCATCCTCAGAGCAATGATGGCGTCATCCTTCAGTGCATACTCTATGGGTACCGGTGTACTGTATCCGTCCGCACACCTGAACATGACCCACTTTGCATCCGGAGACGGTTCAGCTTTTCTTATGACATCGGCAAGGCTGGGTCCGGCCCATTTAACATTCTGTATGCTCCAGGCGGTGACGCAGTTGAAATCGCTTATGTACTCAAGCCATGGCATCTTCATGATTTCTTCATGGCTGAGGGCATAGGGCTTTCCCACCAGCCCGGAAATTTTAAGATTCCAGTGATCCGCACTGATTGTCGGCTCTCCAAGTGCTGAATATATTATCCAGTTGCTGATGTACCTCTGTCCGGGGTTTTCCACATCAACTTTCTTAAGTTCCATGTGGGTGTGTATTCGTTTCGATTATTAAGACCATGCAAAAATCGTCAAAACATATTTTACAGTTCTAGCTATTACTTTACTGGGATGAATATATTATGACCAACAATCTTCTAGATATCGGCAAAGTTGCCGCTAAGCTTGGGTTAACTGAGAATGACCTGGAAAGGTATGGAAACAACATGGCAAAGGTGAGCCTGGAGGTCCTGAAGAGGGTTCAGGACAGGCCAAGAGGCAAACTCATCCTGGTTACGGCCATGAATCCAACCAAGGAAGGAGAGGGGAAAACAACCACAACCATAGGACTGGGGCAGGCTCTTAACATAATGGGCAGGAAAGTAGCCATAGCAATCAGGGAACCCTCTCTTGGGCCATGCTTTGGCATAAAGGGTGGTGCTACAGGCGGCGGAAAGTCCACTGTGGAACCCAGCGACAGGATAAATCTCATATTCACCGGCGATTTTCCGGCAGTCTCAGCTGCACATAATCTTCTATCAGCCATGATCAACAATCATATCTACCATGGGAACAAAATGAGAATCGATCCAAGGAAAGTTACTTTTCCAAGGACAATCGACATGAACGACAGATCACTCAGGGACATCATTGTGGGTTCTGGAGGCAGTGAGTCCGGAGTCCTGATGAAGGATAAATTCGTAATCACTCCTGCATCTGAGATAATGGCAATACTGGGCCTTTCCAGCAGCTATTCAGATCTTAAGCAGAGGCTCTCAAGAATACTTGTTGGATACAACTTTGACGGAAAACCTGTTTACGCGGGAGATATAAAGGCACATGGTGCCATGGCTGCGCTTCTCAGGGATGCACTTAAACCCAACCTTGTTCAGACTGCAGAAGGTGTACCGGCATTTGTGCACATCGGGCCCTTTGGGAATATTGCACACGGCACCTCATCCATAATAGCCGACAGGATGGCACTGGGTCTTACGGACTACCTTGTCACTGAAGCAGGATTCGGTTCGGAACTGGGTGGAGAAAAATTTCTGGACATGGTATCAAGGATAGGAAATCTGCCCGTGGATGCAGTGGTACTTGTGGCAACAATAAGGTCGATTAAACTGAATGCAGGCGTAAGCAACTCCAAAAATGAGGATGTTGCCGCCGTTGAGGCTGGTGTTCAGAACGTCCTGAAGCATGTTGAGATCCTGCGCAACTTCGGCATTGACCCGGTTGTGGCAATCAACCGCTTCCCCACGGACACCGACAAGGAAATTGCAAAGCTTGAAGAGATGCTGAAGAAAAGCAATGTTGTATGGTCCCTGTCCGAAGTATTTGCCAAGGGAGGCCAGGGAGGGCTGGATCTTGCAGGCAAGGTTATGGAAAAATTATCCAGGCCAGCAGGAGGCATAAAGCGAACCTATGAGGAATCTGATCCTGTAAGGGATAAGATCATAGCAATAGCAAAAAATGTGTATGGTGCCGCAGAAGTAATCTTTGAGAAGAAGGCTGAGAACGACCTTAAAAATATAGAGAAAATAGGAATGGGAAAGGCATATGTATGCATGGCAAAGAACCAGTATTCACTCACGGACAACCCTAATGTTCTCGGATGGCCCAAGAACTTCAAAATTCATGTAAAGTCGATTTCCGTGTCATCAGGGGCAGGGTTTGTAGTACCCATGCTGGGCGACATAATGACGATGCCCGGGCTTCCAACGGAACCTGCAGCAAACAACGTCGACCTGACTGATGACGGGATCATAACCGGATTGTTCTGAGCATTTCCGGTGAATAATTTCCCACCATTCATTTTTCCTATTTTTAAAAAACTCCATTTTGAACCGCACATTCAAAAATAAGTAATAGGCTGTCTCATCTTTTAACAACTGACGATTTTCATTATCTCCCTGGGCCTATTTCCCATTTTGATGTTTGATACAATCATGAGATTGTATGCAATTGCCTTAAGACCAATTGCAGTATCGAATGATCTGTTCCTTGTGTACCAGATATCCTCTGTTTCCATTATCTCTTCAAGGATGGAGAATGTCCTCTCTATTTCCCACCTGAGGGAATACAGAGAAGAGTATTCCCTCCTGAGATCAATGCCTATTTTCCTGTTCGTGGACAATCGTTCAGGAATAATTCCTCTCCTTCTGTTTGTGTCAATCACAGGAATGGAATGTGTATTCTCAAACACATAATCGTATATGTCAGATGTATCATATGCTGAGTCTGCAAGAATATAGGAGAAGTTTCTGACAGAATCCACCATGTCATGGGATACACGTGAATCATGCATGTTTCCTTTAGTAACAAGCCAGTCCATGATCAGGAGGGAATCTATATTCAGTGACATATGGCACTTCCTGCCATAAGACCATCCCTTGGTGGTCTTGGACCATCCTGATTCAGGATCTTTGTAATTTCCCCAGTGTTTCCTCCTCATTGCAGTGGAATACTTGCATGTGTGGATCATGAAGGAATCCACTGCTGCGCATTCCTTAATGGAATAGAGGAATGTGATCTCCCTGTTTATTGCATGGAGATCAAATTTCCTCGCCCTCCTTGACAGGGTCTGGAAGCTTGGTATTTCCTTAAGGTCCATCATGGTCAGATATTCCTCATGATTGATGAGGAATACCCCGGCAGATCGATACGATATTCCGAATATCTGCAGCAGCACAAGAATCTTCAGAATCTGCCGATCTGTATATTTTCTTCTCCTTTGATCGGGCGAAACTATATTGTCTATCAGTTCCATAATCAACGGGATATGCTGTGTGGGCATATCCCAATATTCTCATTCTGTTAATAATGTTCGACATCTGTCTGACTCTTCATGAAATACGAGACACCCTAATAAGTAAAATTTGGTATGTGAAAAAGATTTACTGAACAGTTATTGTTCCGGTCATCCATCCAACAGTTGACATTGCACCTGCCCAGCCGGTTGGTCCGGAGCCGCAGGAAGCCTCACACTGCCAGGTGTAGACGTTCTGGCCGCCAGTGTGGAAAGAGAACTGTTCCACAGACTGAGGAAGCACCGGGACATTCAGGTTCAGGCCAGCCACTGTAAATGTGTGAGCAATATCTGAATCATTGACGCCTGTTGTGGTCCATGCTCCCCTGACTGAAATCCCATTGTTCTGGAAAGTTGAGTTGATCAGTGTGTTGTTGATGATGGTGACTTCATCATTGACCGTGCCGGATACATTGGCATATTGGCCTGGAACTGTAGCGGTTCCATTATCATAATTTATGATGGTGACCTCAACCAGAGAATTGGCAGGAAGCAGAATGTTTCCAGAACTCAGGAGTGTTCCATTGCTCAGGACATAATATGCAGGCTGGTCCCCAACTGTGCTGTTGTAGTAATTGTTTGTTGTGATGACAAGTGTCAGCTGATACACACCATTGCTTTCGCCAGAGACA
This genomic interval carries:
- a CDS encoding transposase, producing MELIDNIVSPDQRRRKYTDRQILKILVLLQIFGISYRSAGVFLINHEEYLTMMDLKEIPSFQTLSRRARKFDLHAINREITFLYSIKECAAVDSFMIHTCKYSTAMRRKHWGNYKDPESGWSKTTKGWSYGRKCHMSLNIDSLLIMDWLVTKGNMHDSRVSHDMVDSVRNFSYILADSAYDTSDIYDYVFENTHSIPVIDTNRRRGIIPERLSTNRKIGIDLRREYSSLYSLRWEIERTFSILEEIMETEDIWYTRNRSFDTAIGLKAIAYNLMIVSNIKMGNRPREIMKIVSC
- a CDS encoding molybdopterin-dependent oxidoreductase, producing MELKKVDVENPGQRYISNWIIYSALGEPTISADHWNLKISGLVGKPYALSHEEIMKMPWLEYISDFNCVTAWSIQNVKWAGPSLADVIRKAEPSPDAKWVMFRCADGYSTPVPIEYALKDDAIIALRMNDKPLRIEQGFPARPFMPDLYGWKSAKWLTEIELIAEYEDGYWEQYGYHERGLVAGGERYTNNTWRRVKKTVTGMFRS
- a CDS encoding formate--tetrahydrofolate ligase, giving the protein MTNNLLDIGKVAAKLGLTENDLERYGNNMAKVSLEVLKRVQDRPRGKLILVTAMNPTKEGEGKTTTTIGLGQALNIMGRKVAIAIREPSLGPCFGIKGGATGGGKSTVEPSDRINLIFTGDFPAVSAAHNLLSAMINNHIYHGNKMRIDPRKVTFPRTIDMNDRSLRDIIVGSGGSESGVLMKDKFVITPASEIMAILGLSSSYSDLKQRLSRILVGYNFDGKPVYAGDIKAHGAMAALLRDALKPNLVQTAEGVPAFVHIGPFGNIAHGTSSIIADRMALGLTDYLVTEAGFGSELGGEKFLDMVSRIGNLPVDAVVLVATIRSIKLNAGVSNSKNEDVAAVEAGVQNVLKHVEILRNFGIDPVVAINRFPTDTDKEIAKLEEMLKKSNVVWSLSEVFAKGGQGGLDLAGKVMEKLSRPAGGIKRTYEESDPVRDKIIAIAKNVYGAAEVIFEKKAENDLKNIEKIGMGKAYVCMAKNQYSLTDNPNVLGWPKNFKIHVKSISVSSGAGFVVPMLGDIMTMPGLPTEPAANNVDLTDDGIITGLF